The nucleotide window ATGTACTGGTCTATATTGCGGTTTATTTTCTTTCGATGCTGGTGCTGGTGGCACAGTCAGATCTGCGGCTGATGTTACCTTTATTGGGCTGGCTGGTCGGTTATTGTCTGTTGATGTGGTATTTCGTTCCCCGCCTACGGGATGTTTCAGCGATACAGGCGGATGCCCGCTCATCAATGACCGGACGGATTGTCGATAGTTATACCAATATCTCAACGGTAAAGCTGTTCTCTCACAGTCAGCGTGAATCGGATTATGCCCGCGAAAGTATGGATGGCTTTCTGGCAACGGTGTACCGGCAGATGCGACTGGCCACAGGTCTGAATGTGGCGGTGCAATGTCTTAACTATCTGTTGTTGTTCATTACCACCGCCGTAGCGATCTACCTGTGGAGTTTCAGTCTGGTAACGGTGGGCGCAATCGCAATCGCTATCAGCCTGGCTCTGCGTCTTAACGGTATGTCCCAGTGGATTATGTGGGAAGTCAGTATGCTGTTTGAGAATATTGGTACCGTGAATGATGGTATGAATACCCTGTCGCAGCCTCTCGATGTAACCGACCATAGTGATGCGAAACCGCTGCGTGTTGAAGCTGGATCGATTCGCTTTGATGATGTCTCCTTCCACTACGACAAGAGCGCCGGGGTGATCGAACATCTGAATCTCGACATCAGACCCGGCGAGAAGGTAGGGCTGGTGGGACGTTCCGGGGCCGGTAAGTCAACGCTGGTTAACCTGATGCTGCGTTTCCATGATCTGGCTGACGGACAGATTCTGATTGATGGACAGGATATAAGCCGGGTGCAGCAGGACAGTCTGCGATACCAGATTGGTATGGTGACTCAGGACACCTCTCTGCTGCATCGCAGCGTACGGGATAACATTCTCTATGGTCATCCTGATGCGTCTGATGAGCAGATGATTGATGCCGCAAGGCGGGCAGAAGCCCATGAGTTTATCCTTGGACTGAGCGACCCGCAGGGACGCACCGGTTACGATGCTCAGGTGGGGGAGCGGGGCGTCAAACTGTCCGGAGGACAGCGTCAGCGGATCGCTATTGCCCGGGTGATTCTCAAGGATGCACCGATTCTGATTCTGGATGAGGCCACTTCAGCGCTGGATTCTGAGGTTGAAGCGGATATTCAGCGCGGTTTGTCCAATCTGATGCAGGGCAAAACCGTTATCGCCATTGCCCACAGGCTTTCGACTATTGCCGCAATGGACCGGCTTATCGTGCTGGATCAGGGTCGCATCGTGGAGCAGGGAAACCACCACCAGCTGGTGGAGCAGGGGGGCATCTATGCCCAGCTTTGGGCGCATCAATCGGGCGGCTTTATCGGTATGGATACCTGAGCATTAAGTGCAGGTTTAAAACAAAGCACTTAAGAAGGTTGCTGAAAAGCTCTTAAAATGGCTCTTGAAAACGGTTCTTAAAAAAGCCCGGTAACATAATGATATATAGTATAAGAGCCTGACATGATCGCAGCGTTCAATTAACACCTGGCAGTCGTTAAGGGTATAAGGAGAATCCGGATGCATGTAATTTCATGGTGGTCACTCGCCTGGTGCGCTATTCCCGTGGTTCTGATTGCTATCGTGTATGCCCGCTGGTCGGGAAAAGCGTCTGAAGTATTACTTTCAGCCGCGCGCATGACGCTGCAACTGATCGGGGTAGGGTATGTGCTGGTGGCATTGTTTGACAACCCCTCTCCCTGGATTACCGGTGCAGTTTTAATCCTGATGGTGAGTATCGCCAGCTGGATTGCGTTGCGCCCGGTGAATCATCAGCGAAACTACCTTAAGCCAACTGTGATCGCCCTGGCCTGTTCTGCCGGATTGCACCTGTTTATATCACTGGTTCTGGTGATCGGGGTTGAAACCTGGTACGAGCCAAGAGTGATTATCCCTTTAGCGGGAATGTATTTCGCGAATACGATGAACGCGATCAGTCTGGCGACAGAGCGTTATCATTCTGAACTGCAGGAGGGGAAGCCTGAGCCGAAAGCGCGTCTGACCGCGTTTCAGGCAGCCATGATTCCGCAGATAAACAGTCTGCTGGCGGTTGGCCTGGTGTCTCTGCCCGGCATGATGACCGGTCAGATTCTCTCCGGGGTGTCACCGCTGATCGCGGTCCGATACCAGATCATGATTATGACAATGGTACTGGGGAGCGGAGGCTGTGGCGCTGCATTGATGCTCTGGCAGCTGGGTCGTGCTCAACCGTCAGGGCAGCAGACCGATAATGGTATGACAGATCATAAACCGGCGGATAAAGACAAATGAATCAGCGACCTCTATTGACCACGATTGTTTATACTCTGTTTGCCCTGCTGGCCTTTGCGGGAAACTCAGTGCTGTGTAGGCTAGCGCTGGGAGAGCAGAGTATTGATGCGGGCAGTTTTACGGTTATCCGCTTGTTCTCTGGCATTGTTGTGCTGTCGATGCTCTGGTATCTGACTCAGGGATATAAAGCTAAACCGGGCAATAACGCCGGACGGGGAAGCTGGCCTGCCGCGCTGATGTTGTTTATCTATGCGTTGGGTTTTTCCTATGCCTATATCAGCCTGGATACCGGCACTGGCGCCCTGATACTGTTTGGTGCGGTACAGATCACCATGATTCTGGTGAGCCTGTTGCGTGGCACCCGGCTGCTATGGGTTGAGTGGTTGGGCCTGACGCTGGCTTTCAGTGGTTTTGTTTATCTGCTTAAACCGGCAATCCACACTCCCTCACTGTGGGGATTTATACTGATGACAGCCGCGGGTATTGCCTGGGGTATCTATACACTGATGGGCCGGGGATCGGTCAATCCGCTGGCAGATACCCACTTTAACTTTTTCAGAACCCTGCCACTGGTTATCCTGACACTCATTGTTACGCTGGCGCTGGGAAGAAGTGTTGTTTCCTTTAATGGAGTGATGCTGGCGGTGCTCTCCGGAGCGGTTGCTTCGGGCATCGGTTATGCTGTCTGGTACCGGGCCCTGAAGGGTTTATCCGCAGTGCAGGCGGCGGTGCTGCAGTTGTTGGTGCCGGTTATCGCGGCGGCCGGTGGTGTGGTGTTTACCGACGAGATGATCTCGGTGCGTCTGCTGATTGCTGCGCTACTGGTGCTGGGAGGGATTCTTCTGGTGGTTGTCGGGCGCTATTATCTGCTGGTGCGGCAAAGAGTGTCTGACTGACTGCTATGATCATTACTAAATATGTGTTGTATGGAGCTTTAACCGATGATGGATAGCCAGCTGTTTGCCACCTTTATCGTTGCCATCACCCTGCTAACCCTGACGCCGGGGGTCGATACTATGGTGACAATCCGTAACAGCGCCCGTGGCGGCTGGCGAGATGGCTTCGCTACCAGTACCGGCATCTGCTGTGGACTGTTCCTGCACGCCATTGTCTCAGCGCTGGGGATTTCGGTCATCCTGTTGCAATCGGCTAATGGATTCCAGTTTCTCAAGCTGCTCGGTGCGGGTTATCTTATCTGGCTGGGGGTCAGCAGTCTGCGGGGTATCGTTCAGGGACGCAGCGTATTCAGGCTGCCGGACTCAGGGATCAGGCCCTTTGTGATTGGGCGTTCGTTCAGGGAGGGCTTTCTTTCGAATGCCCTGAACCCGAAAACAGCGCTGTTTTATATGGCTTTTCTGCCCCAGTTTATCGATCCCGAAGGATCGGCTCTGACGCAGTCACTGTGGCTGGCGGCGATACATTTCATGATCGCTATGGTGTGGCAGTGTTCACTGGCGATGGCAGTGAACAGTGCCCGACGCTGGCTGCAGAGTAAGGTTGTCAGTGTTGGCTTTAATGCCGTCAGCGGCTCGGTGCTGATCTATCTCGGTGCCCGGCTGGCGTTAACGGAGACTTAAATATGGATATACAGCAACTCTTTGGCATCGAACTGCCGCTTATTCAGGCACCGATGGCGGGGGCACAGGATGCTGCGCTGGCCATTGCGGTGAGTAAAGCCGGCGGGCTGGGGTCTTTGCCCTGTGCCATGTTAACCCCCGATCAGCTGTGTGCTGAACTTGAGACGTTCAGGGCGGCAACGGATAAGCCGGTTAATCTGAATTTCTTTGCCCATACTCCGCCGGTTGCCGATAACGAAAGAGAACGGCTGTGGCGTCAGCAGTTGCTGCCCTATTATCGGGAGTATGGCATCGATCCTGAGACGGTCTCTGCGGGGCCGGGACGCACGCCGTTCGATTCTGAGATGGCGGCGGTCATCGAACAGTATCGTCCGGAAGTCGTCAGTTTTCACTTCGGTTTACCCTGTCCAGATCTGCTGGAACGGGTCCGTGGTTGCGGCAGTAAAGTGATCTCCAGTGCGACAACTGTGGCTGAAGCGGTGTGGCTGGAACAGCAGGGCGTTGATGCGGTGATTGCTCAGGGTGTAGAAGCCGGTGGCCATCGGGGATTTTTTCTCAACCGGGACCTGAATAGCCAGACCGGCACCATGGCGCTTGTACCGCAGATTATATCGGCCATCGGACTGCCGGTGATTGCGGCCGGCGGTATTGCGGATCAGCGGGGCATTCAGGGGGCGCTGGCAATGGGGGCCGCCGGGGTGCAGCTGGGAACGGTATTTCTGCTCTGCGACGAGTCGCGTATCAGTGAGATCCACCGTCAGGCGTTACTGGAACAGACTACCCCCACGGCCCTGACAAATATTTTTTCAGGCGGTCCTGCCCGGGGAATTGTAAATCGGGTGATGGCTGAGTTAGGGCTGGTGGCTCAACAGGCGCCTGAGTTTCCCTTGGCTGCTGCATTCATTGCGCCTCTGAGAGCAGCGGCAGAGCAGCAGCAAGCGGGTGACTTTTCCCCACTCTGGAGTGGCCAGAATCGATCAGGTTGTCGTTCTGTGCCCGCCGCAGTACTGATGGCTGAGCTGTTCCGGCAGTAGTCTCCGGAAACGTCAGAAGTGTCATTAGCAGGATAAAATTTTATTCAGGGGTTGATATCTACGTACTCACCCCCAGATTAAAAATAATTCACTAATCTAGACCTCTGTCAGCAGTGCTGTTAACGTCTTTAACTCTTGAGGTCTGAACAATGCAGATTGCTGACAAAAAGATTGTCCTTATTCACTACACCCTGAAAAACATCGATGATGAGGTTATGGACTCATCTGAAGGTGCAGAGCCTTTGGCATATCTGCATGGTACCGGCAGCATCGTTCCTGGTCTGGAAAAAGAGCTGGCGGGTAAGCAAGCCGGTGATAAGGTGAATGTCGAGGTTTCTCCCGAAGAGGGTTACGGCGAACTTAACCCTGAACTGATTCAGGAAGTGGAGCGTGCCGCTTTTGAAGGAGTTGATAACATCGAAGTGGGCATGCGCTTTATGGCTCAGACTGCATGGGGCCAGCAGCCCGTTGTTGTAACGGCTGTGACCGATGAGAGCGTTATTGTTGATGGTAATCACCCGTTGGCAGACCAGACTCTGAAGTTTGATGTTGAGGTGGTAGAAGTGCGTGATGCGACCGAGGAAGAGCTGACCCATGGTCACGCCCACGGTGAAGGTGGTCATCAGCACTGATTGAATGCCGCGATGCGGCAACCGAACCGTTTATGAAAAGGCGCTTAGCGCCTTTTTTTGTTGCTGTAATTTGATGGTTTTTTCAATCCGCTGGGTATAAACAGGATAACGATTTTGGGGAGTTTTATACCCCCGGGAAGCGACTTCTCACACTTTGCTGTATATATAATGGGTGGGAAATGTAGCTTCA belongs to Amphritea atlantica and includes:
- a CDS encoding ABC transporter permease codes for the protein MHVISWWSLAWCAIPVVLIAIVYARWSGKASEVLLSAARMTLQLIGVGYVLVALFDNPSPWITGAVLILMVSIASWIALRPVNHQRNYLKPTVIALACSAGLHLFISLVLVIGVETWYEPRVIIPLAGMYFANTMNAISLATERYHSELQEGKPEPKARLTAFQAAMIPQINSLLAVGLVSLPGMMTGQILSGVSPLIAVRYQIMIMTMVLGSGGCGAALMLWQLGRAQPSGQQTDNGMTDHKPADKDK
- a CDS encoding nitronate monooxygenase, whose amino-acid sequence is MDIQQLFGIELPLIQAPMAGAQDAALAIAVSKAGGLGSLPCAMLTPDQLCAELETFRAATDKPVNLNFFAHTPPVADNERERLWRQQLLPYYREYGIDPETVSAGPGRTPFDSEMAAVIEQYRPEVVSFHFGLPCPDLLERVRGCGSKVISSATTVAEAVWLEQQGVDAVIAQGVEAGGHRGFFLNRDLNSQTGTMALVPQIISAIGLPVIAAGGIADQRGIQGALAMGAAGVQLGTVFLLCDESRISEIHRQALLEQTTPTALTNIFSGGPARGIVNRVMAELGLVAQQAPEFPLAAAFIAPLRAAAEQQQAGDFSPLWSGQNRSGCRSVPAAVLMAELFRQ
- a CDS encoding ABC transporter ATP-binding protein; translated protein: MLQFFERLTNPYPEPEPGQPPKGLYAFCRYYMRGMEWPLLVMTLCSALLAVLEVTLFGFLGQLVDLLSNKQPETFWQEEGDTLTLVGVLLLVGLPLLVVLHSLIVHQVLLGNFPMSVRWLAHRYLLRQSLSFYQNDFAGRIATKVMQTSLAVREAVMKLLDVLVYIAVYFLSMLVLVAQSDLRLMLPLLGWLVGYCLLMWYFVPRLRDVSAIQADARSSMTGRIVDSYTNISTVKLFSHSQRESDYARESMDGFLATVYRQMRLATGLNVAVQCLNYLLLFITTAVAIYLWSFSLVTVGAIAIAISLALRLNGMSQWIMWEVSMLFENIGTVNDGMNTLSQPLDVTDHSDAKPLRVEAGSIRFDDVSFHYDKSAGVIEHLNLDIRPGEKVGLVGRSGAGKSTLVNLMLRFHDLADGQILIDGQDISRVQQDSLRYQIGMVTQDTSLLHRSVRDNILYGHPDASDEQMIDAARRAEAHEFILGLSDPQGRTGYDAQVGERGVKLSGGQRQRIAIARVILKDAPILILDEATSALDSEVEADIQRGLSNLMQGKTVIAIAHRLSTIAAMDRLIVLDQGRIVEQGNHHQLVEQGGIYAQLWAHQSGGFIGMDT
- a CDS encoding LysE family translocator, which codes for MDSQLFATFIVAITLLTLTPGVDTMVTIRNSARGGWRDGFATSTGICCGLFLHAIVSALGISVILLQSANGFQFLKLLGAGYLIWLGVSSLRGIVQGRSVFRLPDSGIRPFVIGRSFREGFLSNALNPKTALFYMAFLPQFIDPEGSALTQSLWLAAIHFMIAMVWQCSLAMAVNSARRWLQSKVVSVGFNAVSGSVLIYLGARLALTET
- a CDS encoding DMT family transporter, which encodes MNQRPLLTTIVYTLFALLAFAGNSVLCRLALGEQSIDAGSFTVIRLFSGIVVLSMLWYLTQGYKAKPGNNAGRGSWPAALMLFIYALGFSYAYISLDTGTGALILFGAVQITMILVSLLRGTRLLWVEWLGLTLAFSGFVYLLKPAIHTPSLWGFILMTAAGIAWGIYTLMGRGSVNPLADTHFNFFRTLPLVILTLIVTLALGRSVVSFNGVMLAVLSGAVASGIGYAVWYRALKGLSAVQAAVLQLLVPVIAAAGGVVFTDEMISVRLLIAALLVLGGILLVVVGRYYLLVRQRVSD
- a CDS encoding peptidylprolyl isomerase, with the protein product MQIADKKIVLIHYTLKNIDDEVMDSSEGAEPLAYLHGTGSIVPGLEKELAGKQAGDKVNVEVSPEEGYGELNPELIQEVERAAFEGVDNIEVGMRFMAQTAWGQQPVVVTAVTDESVIVDGNHPLADQTLKFDVEVVEVRDATEEELTHGHAHGEGGHQH